In a single window of the Vespa crabro chromosome 18, iyVesCrab1.2, whole genome shotgun sequence genome:
- the LOC124430406 gene encoding F-box only protein 42 — protein MSAKMQCRIDDLPDELLEYILSLIPPYKDLQECKLVSKRWFRATKNVIEHNEAHFRKAVSFGALFWSLWPKKTRMPTISKRHSHSACIYENSMYVFGGCTATSTTFNDLWRLDLDTRTWVRPITMGSYPSPKACATMLYYKKSFVLFGGWSYPSRYPLHQQWKLFNELHVYSIETNKWNAINTLEAPPPMSAHSATIHGNNMVVFGGIHCGLRSNDLWCLNLDTYSWHKQATAIIKPRPRYGQSQIHLGDRYILVLGGCTGPNAAMNDAWLLNMTEPTWKWKKVILYHPEWAPARIWCHQACKVGNYIVVLSNNKRHAKVNDMSIAMKNVTCQRPSRLPDVSPLQESKQRHRADIDTDENVNGRHGSFSRSPSQSRMSNPPSRKSNFSKIVPFCCDSALSMAAFRDKPTNNNLSINRQRQLEYLKKMEEKIRSRKTQTKVAKRTENTLSIFILDISKVLCDECSASWVPLKEIDQSGPDERILYSLVMGRGELIVFGGIRKEQTNMQTQPDVDDLEVYNDLHFINPPKYVI, from the exons AATtgttagaatatattttaagtcTTATTCCTCCTTATAAAGATTTGCAAGAATGTAAGCTTGTCTCAAAACGATGGTTTCGTGCAACTAAAA atgtTATAGAGCACAATGAGGCACACTTTCGCAAAGCTGTATCATTTGGTGCTTTGTTTTGGAGTCTTTGGCCAAAAAAAACTCGAATGCCTACGATAAGCAAAAGACATTCTCATTCAGCCTGCATTTATGAAAACTCCATGTATGTATTTGGTGGATGTACTGCAACTTCTACTACATTTAATGATTTATGGAGATTAGATTTAGATACAAGAACTTGGGTCAGACCAATCACAATGGGCAGCTATCCATCACCAAAGGCTTGTGCTACTATGTTGTATTACAAAAAGAGTTTCGTTCTCTTTGGTGGATGGTCTTATCCTTCTCGTTATCCTTTACACCAG cAATGGAAGCTGTTTAATGAGTTACACGTCTACTCgatagaaacaaataaatggaATGCTATCAACACATTAGAAGCACCACCACCTATGTCAGCTCATTCCGCAACAATTCATGGAAACAATATGGTTGTCTTTGGTGGTATTCATTGTGGACTTCG TTCCAATGACTTGTGGTGTTTAAACTTGGATACATATTCTTGGCATAAACAAGCCACAGCAATTATAAAGCCACGACCACGTTATGGCCAATCGCAAATTCATTTAGGAGACAGGTATATCCTTGTACTAGGAGGTTGTACCGGTCCTAATGCAGCTATGAATGATGCTTGGTTATTAAATATGACAGAGCCAACatggaaatggaaaaaagtaatattatatcacCCAGAATGGGCGCCGGCGCGTATTTGGTGTCATCAGGCTTGCAAG GTTGGAAATTATATTGTTGTGTTAAGTAACAACAAGCGACATGCTAAAGTAAATGACATGAGCATAgcaatgaaaaatgttacctgtCAAAGACCATCCAGATTACCGGACGTATCTCCTTTGCAAGAAAG TAAACAAAGACACAGAGCAGACATAGATACGGATGAAAATGTGAATGGCCGGCATGGGTCTTTCTCAAGATCACCCTCACAAAGTAGAATGAGTAATCCACCATCgcgaaaatcaaatttttctaaGATCGTGCCATTTTGTTGTGACAGTGCACTGAGTATGGCAGCATTTCGTGATAAAccaactaataataatttgagtATCAATCGGCAGCGCCAATTAGAATATCTTaaaaagatggaagaaaaGATCAGAAGTAGAAAGACACAAACGAAAGTTGCAAAAAGAACAGAGAATAcgttatctatatttattttagatataaGCAAAGTACTTTGTGATGAATGTAGTGCATCTTGGGTTCCCTTGAAAGAAATTGATCAATCAGGACCAGACGAAAGAATTTTGTATTCGCTTGTGATGGGAAGAGGAGAATTAATTGTCTTTGGAGGTATTCGCAAAGAGCAAACTAATATGCAAACTCAGCCAGATGTGGATGATTTGGAAGTGTATAATGATCTGCATTTTATAAATCCAccaaaatatgttatataa